From the genome of Leptodactylus fuscus isolate aLepFus1 chromosome 1, aLepFus1.hap2, whole genome shotgun sequence, one region includes:
- the LOC142194777 gene encoding protein DVR-1-like: MLWLTLGAFLAVVVPTIMDSELMHSEKMFLRGLGLHAKPNPVSPPPVPAIMWKLYEQRMGRTSPKKKQDLCFVEEFNVPGSIIRNFNDQGQFVPQSSRIPSNLCFEKRLFFNISVMESAEKVTMGRLELKFTQNSYYGRTFELRLYRILRMSLRGMDRQKASRKLLSAQTFSLLRKSLYINLTEVCQIWRNPHKNLGLALEILHRKEGTLDECQSIQTFLHTSLLTVSLNPLHCTKQRQKRSSNRFPFMPSSFCQRRRRYVDFRDLGWKNLVVAPRGYFANDCSGECPYPLTEILNSTNHAVLQTLVHSYEPEDVPPPCCIPTKLSPLSVLLYDDDGNIVLRHYDNMTVDECGCR; encoded by the exons ATGCTGTGGCTTACATTGGGGGCCTTTCTGGCTGTGGTTGTGCCAACAATAATGGATTCAGAGCTGATGCACAGTGAGAAAATGTTCTTAAGAGGTCTGGGTCTCCATGCTAAACCAAATCCTGTCTCACCCCCTCCTGTACCTGCTATAATGTGGAAGCTCTATGAGCAGAGGATGGGTCGCACATCCCCCAAGAAGAAACAAGATTTATGCTTTGTAGAAGAGTTTAATGTCCCTGGTAGCATAATCCGAAATTTTAATGATCAag GTCAATTTGTTCCTCAGTCTTCAAGGATTCCTTCAAACCTTTGTTTTGAAAAGAGACTCTTCTTTAATATTTCTGTAATGGAAAGCGCAGAGAAAGTAACCATGGGGCGGTTGGAGCTGAAGTTTACCCAAAACTCCTACTATGGACGAACATTTGAATTGCGGCTATACAGGATTCTAAGAATGTCACTGAGAGGAATGGATAGGCAAAAGGCCAGCAGAAAACTGTTGTCTGCACAAACCTTCAGTCTGCTTCGCAAGTCTCTATACATCAACCTGACAGAGGTTTGTCAGATTTGGAGAAACCCTCATAAAAACTTGGGACTGGCTCTGGAGATTTTGCATAGAAAGGAAGGCACACTGGATGAGTGTCAAAGTATCCAAACTTTTCTGCATACGTCTCTGCTTACGGTGTCCCTTAATCCATTACATTGTACGAAGCAACGTCAGAAAAGAAGTTCTAACAGGTTTCCTTTCATGCCAAGCAGCTTCTGCCAAAGGAGACGCCGCTATGTTGACTTTAGAGATTTGGGATGGAAGAACTTGGTGGTAGCTCCTCGAGGATACTTTGCCAATGACTGTTCTGGCGAATGTCCTTATCCTCTAACAGAGATACTAAATAGTACTAACCATGCTGTCTTACAAACTCTGGTTCATTCTTATGAGCCTGAGGATGTCCCACCACCCTGCTGCATTCCAACAAAGCTGTCGCCCCTTTCTGTGTTGCTCTATGATGATGACGGCAATATTGTCCTGAGACACTATGACAATATGACGGTGGATGAATGTGGCTGCAGATGA
- the LOC142189612 gene encoding growth/differentiation factor 3-like, whose translation MQASVEKACNQLTKAFTTLGFSIFAFTKNPPFSEHYLSKLWFSLTCMLSYLLLVHCSELPHQEMMLLKALGLNERPKPIAPGPVPKTLWKIFEKGVNADNPCRMEGFQVPGNIARSYRDQGPLSSSDMPQGLICLNKHLYFNLSVVEKNEQVTLGQLEIKFKHNTYQGQEFQLRLYRPLHMSLKNMRETSRKLLFAQSFRLHHKSLSFNITKVTQDWTKEKNNMGLILEILAGENTTTVNDFPTTCEQIHSFIQASLYTVSLDPTTCKAARAKRSAQPSLPTPSNICNKRRLYIDFKDVGWQNWVIAPRGYMANYCQGECPYPLTEMLKGTNHAVLQTLVHSIEPNLTPLPCCAPIKLSPISMLYYDNNDNVILRHYEDMVVDECGCK comes from the exons ATGCAAGCCAGTGTGGAGAAAGCCTGCAACCAATTGACAAAAGCCTTCACCACCCTGGGCTTTTCTATCTTTGCCTTTACCAAAA ATCCACCTTTTTCTGAACATTACCTTTCAAAACTCTGGTTCTCTCTTACCTGT ATGTTATCCTACCTTTTATTGGTTCACTGCTCTGAGTTACCACACCAGGAGATGATGCTTCTAAAAGCCTTAGGATTGAATGAACGACCTAAACCCATTGCTCCAGGTCCTGTACCAAAAACACTCTGGAAAATTTTTGAGAAGGGGGTTAATGCTGACAATCCATGCAGGATGGAGGGATTTCAAGTGCCTGGAAATATTGCCAGATCCTATAGAGATCAAG GACCCTTGAGCTCCAGTGATATGCCTCAGGGCTTGATCTGCCTCAATAAACATCTCTACTTCAACCTTTCTGTGGTGGAAAAGAACGAACAAGTGACACTTGGACAACTAGAGATCAAGTTCAAGCACAACACATATCAAGGACAGGAATTCCAACTCCGATTGTACCGTCCCTTGCATATGTCATTAAAAAACATGCGAGAGACCAGTAGAAAGCTTCTGTTTGCCCAGTCATTCCGTCTTCATCACAAATCTCTTTCTTTCAACATTACAAAGGTGACTCAAGACTGGACCAAAGAAAAGAACAATATGGGACTCATTCTAGAAATACTTGCTGGTGAGAATACAACCACGGTGAATGATTTTCCTACTACTTGTGAGCAAATTCATTCCTTCATCCAGGCTTCTTTATATACAGTTTCACTTGACCCTACTACTTGCAAAGCTGCACGTGCCAAAAGAAGTGCACAGCCATCATTGCCAACGCCAAGCAATATTTGCAATAAGAGGAGACTATACATTGACTTCAAAGATGTAGGATGGCAAAACTGGGTTATTGCGCCTCGTGGTTACATGGCCAACTACTGTCAAGGAGAGTGTCCTTATCCATTGACTGAGATGCTGAAGGGCACTAACCATGCGGTATTGCAGACGCTGGTACACTCTATTGAGCCAAACCTTACACCCTTGCCTTGCTGTGCTCCAATTAAGCTCTCACCCATTTCCATGCTTTATTATGACAACAATGACAATGTTATATTAAGACATTATGAGGATATGGTAGTTGATGAATGTGGATGCAAATAA